The Flavobacteriales bacterium nucleotide sequence TTGCGGATAGTTGACCACATCGTTTGAACTGATGGCAACAAAACCAATTCCTTTATCCCTGTAGTCATTTCCAATACGGATAAGCTCATCAATAACATGCACAACAAATGGGCAATGATTACAGATGAACATGACCAACGTTCCATGTTGTCCTTTAATGCCACCGAAGGAAACAGTTTTGCCCGTGACCACATCCTGAAGTTGAAATTCTGGAGCCTTGTATCCTAATTCGATTTGTACTGTTGGTGTTCTTGCCATGCCATAAAAATAAAAAGGGTGGCAAAATTTGCCACCCTTTTAAAATCATTCAATTGGAAGATTATTCCTTGATCAACTTCTTAGTAGTTGATGCTGAACCGTCATCCAACTTCAAGAAATACATACCGCTGGCCAAACCTGATAGGTCAACGGTTTTTCTCAATCCACTTGAAATTGAACCTGTGTTAGCAGCATAAACCAACTTACCGTTCATATCCAAGATCTGAAGCGTCAGTCCATTGCTGTTGCCAGTGATGTCAAGCACAATCTCTCCTCGAGTTGGGTTTGGATAAACTTCAACACTTAGGTTTTCAAATTCTGCCACTCCTGCACATGCATCAACAGTCAGAACAAAAGAATTACTTACCCCTGTGCAACCATCCTGATCGACAGTTACATAAATCTCGTGCGTACCTAGACCTAGTACATTACCATATAGGTCAATGCTCTGTGTATTGTTTCCTGTACTCCACAGATAAGAATCGTAAGTAGACGCGCTAACTGTAAGAACTTGTGTAATACAAATACTAGTATCTGAAAATGCCAGCTCGGGAGTTGGACTATAATCCACAAAGGTCATAGACCAGCTCATCAAGGTGCCCTCATCACCTCCAGTATCGTCTCTGACAAATAGAGTCCAAGCTCCATTTGGATCTTGACCATTGTAAAGACCAGCAAATCCTAATGAATCTTCGGTGTGATACACTCCAGGCATGATATCATCTGTCTGCAACGTAATGTCATTAGAAGATGTGTCCGAGAACACAACGTTTGACATATCATTCAAAGACCCACCGTTATCTGTTGAAAGCTCTACAGTATCTCCGGCAGGAGAAATCAAATATATATCAAGGTCAGAAAGCCAAGTATGCTGAATCGAATCAATACTTAAGCTTTCAATCTGCAAACATCCATTCAATGAAGCTGGAAGGCCACAGAAGAATATCTCAGAAGACGTTCCTTGCGGAATGTTGCTACTGATCGGCAATCCAGGCATCTCAGTTTGACTCAATGGAGTAGATTCTCCGAAATTGACCACTTCATTTGCGAATAGCGTATCAGAAGCCAGGTTTTCATCTCCCGCAAGGGCAGTAAAAACATCAATTTGGTAGGTTCCCTCAGTACTAAGATCTGCAAGTTCCGTACTGAATGTATAGGTAACAGTATCGCCAGTGGCTACTGAACCTGTATAGGTTTCTGTCTGAGCACTTCCTACTAGAGGAATTGACCCACTATTAACAATGAATCCAACTTCAAAGTTTGAAACCGTTTGTAGTCCCTTGTTCCAGAATGTGAAACTCACTGATTCCTCGCCCAAAGAACATCCATCTTGAGGTCCTTCAAAAGAAAGAGCAACCAGATCCAATTGAGCCTGCGGACGAATATTGATATCATCTACTGCAAAACCTTCGAAGAAGCTGGCAAAATCATCAGCACTGAATACGAATCGAACACTCACTTCAGAACTTCCAGCAACTCCTTCAAGAATGTGTTCAGCAGTAATCCAATCACCATTTCCACCTGACTGACCATCCCAACCTTGGGTAACGAACGCATTATAGAATACATCCTGTGTATACCAGTTTTCTCCTTCTCCTACGTTTCCAAGGATGTTCCAAGTTGTTCCACCATCTGCAGATACTTCCATCCATGCGGCATCGAATTGCTGTTCAGCATCAAACTGAATAGCAAAACTGATAACAGGATCATCGTTGATTCCACTGAAATCGAAACACGGAGATGTGAGGACAGAAAATTGAAGATCAGAATAATTCAAGGTATTCAGATTGGTTGCCCATGCATTCACACCACTAAATGCAGTATCAATGATGATTCCTTCTGGATCACCAAGTTCCCATGCATTTGGCACTCCAACCGATCTCCAACCTCCTGTACCAGATTCAAAATCTTGAGTATATGGCAAGGAACTGATAGTAGGAACACTTGTTACAACTACAGAAGATGTGTCGTTTGATGTGTCACCATCACCAACTGTCGATACCCAAACTGCAAAATCATAATCGGCATTCACACTCAGATCAAGTGTAGTTGAAAGTGTAAGATTCACACTTCCTCCAACTGCCAATGTCTGATTGAAAACCTCTGTCACTACTGGACCATTATCGAATGAATACGAAACCACCACAGAATCCATATCGATAGATCCAAGGTTTGAAACCGTCACAGAAATTGCTTCGGTTGCAGTCAATCCGCAACTTGAAACTGGGCTGTTGATAGCAAAAAGCGATCCGTTGATAGGCGGTTGCTCTGATATGCTGATATCATCGACTCCAAAACCATCATAATTCAGGGAAATGTCAGAACTGAACGCAAATCTGATTTTAACAGACCCTTGTCCTGCAGCACCATCCAACAAATGCTTGGCATTTCTCCAAACTGTTGGTGCTCCTGATGTTCCATTCCATTCATTGTTGTCGCCATCATTGTACCAGTTCTCACCTTCACCAGCAACGCCTAAGAGAGTCCATGTGGTTCCTCCATCGAATGAAATTTCTACATATCCTTGATCGCAACATTCTTCTGTCTCATAAATATGAGCAAACTCTAAAATAGGATCGATTGTCAACGCAGAGAAGTCGAAACATGGGGATTCTAAATATGAGTCTTCATTGATGACATAAGCACCTGCAAGATTGGTTACCCATGCATTTACACCACTGTTAGCTGTGTCAACAAAAGCTCCCTGAGGATCACCAAGCTCCCAAGTGCTTGCAGTACCTCCAGTGGTCCATCCACCAGCACCTGATTCAAAATCTTCAGTGTAAGGCAACGCGCTTACAACCGGAACACTTGTTACTAAGACAAAAAGTGAATCGTTCAACAAATCTCCATCTCCAGCGACCACTGTCCAAGCTCCGAAATCATATCCAGCAGCTACAGCAAGATCAACTGGAACACTGAACGTGAATGTATCAACTGTAGCAGAGAATAGTGTGTCAGTTATCATCTCGCTCACTACACCACTACCAGCATCATATTCAACTGAAAAATCTACAAGGTCAGCGTCTCCAAAATTCTGGATGACAACGGTTACGTTCTCAACTCCCAAACCACAACCTGTTGTTGGCGAAATAATTTCTACAACACCTGCATTTACTGAAGGTTGCTCAAATATTTCCACATCATCAAACGCAAATCCATCATCCGCTCCTGAAATATCTGAATGAAAGAACACTCTCACTTTAACAGAAGATGAACCTGCAGCGCCATCTAGCAAATGTGTAGCTGTAGTCCATTCATCAGCACCTCCAAACGGAGCATCCCACCAATCAAGGTCAAAATTGGCTCCGTGTTCATCAGCATTGTTGTACCAATTTGTTCCTTCGCCCAAGCTTCCAACTGTAGTCCAAGTGGCTCCAGCATCCGTAGAAAGTTCTATCCAAGTTCCATCCCAACCAAGTTCTGAACGGCCAATGAAAGCAAAACGGAAAACCGGATCAACAGACAATGATGAAAAGTCCATACAAGGTGATTCAACATATTGATCAGAGCTGTTCTGGTATTGTCCTGTTAAATTCGTAACCCAAGCGTTCACGCCAGAATTGGCTGTACTGATAAAAGCTGTTGCAGGAGTTCCTAGTTGCCAATCGTTCAATATTCCTCCAGATACCCAGCCACCTGAACCATTTTCAAAATCTTCTGAATAAGGAAGCGAAGCAATGACAGGAATGTTATCAAATGAGAAATGAACCGTATCGTTGTTCGGCTCCAAATCATCGGTCAGCGTTACCCATGCCGTAAAATCATACGTTCCAACCACAGAAACGTCAGCAGGAACTGAAAAAGTCAAAGTATCAGTTTGACCTGGAGCAATTTCCACTGTAAACGACTCAGTTTCGGTTGTTGCTCCAACCATATACGAACCGTCAATGGCAAAAATGGTATCCAAACCATTGTTGTAAACTGAAACTGCAACTGATTCGCTACCGAGCCCACATCCCGTTACAGGACCAACTGCACTTGTAAGTTCTGCATCGTCAACTGGTGGCAGAAATACATTTACGGCATCCAAACCTATTGCGTAACCATAGCTTATGTATCCATCAAATCTAAGCTTCGAATTGGCAGTTGTCGATGCAAAATCATTCAAGTTGTACTCAACTTCTTGGTATGCACCAACATTAGCATACAAACTATCAATCAGCGTCCACGTTGCGCCATTATCTACCGACAATCGAACCGCAAGTGTATTCTGATCTCCTAACCAGTTTGGATGGACATGTGCAAATGACAGTTTATAGCCTCCTGCGCTGAGGTCTAAAGTAGGTGAAACGAGCGAAGTGCGATCTCCAGAATAGTCAGCATAATAAAAGTGAGCAGCAGAATCACCTTCGAAGCTGGCTGCACTTGGCCCAAGCGTAATATTGGTCGGGTCGTTGACCCAATCAAGGGTTCCAACTATGTATTCCTGAGTGAATTGATCTGCGACACCGTTTTCAAAATCTTCAAAGAAGACGCTCTGCGCAAAGGACTGTGCCGTGATCAAGAGCAAACATGCGATCGTAAATATGTGTTTCATGCGATTATGGGTTATGGTAATAATTAGAATCAACGAAGGTAGGCAAAGGCAGCTACGCAAATCACATAGAACAACAGATTATTATCAACTTTGGTCAGAATTCAGACCAACGGTCAGTCTTCCGCCTGCTTCTCTTTTCCTGACTTCTTTTTCGACTTCCGATCCTTCTTAACTAGCGGTTGCGAATTGAAAAAGTATCGAACATCAAAGGTGAGGTAACTTCCATTGAGGGCAATTCCCTGAACTGAAGAAGCGTAATTGATACTCTCGTCCAAATACTGGAACTTACTTTGATAAATATTTGCAAACGGAACGTGATACGTAGCTCCCAAATAAAAATAGCCTGCCTTTTTAGTCCGATACTCAGCACCCAGATTAGCAATGGCACCTCCGTGAATGAATCCATCAGGGCCTGGTTTACCATCAAACCCTAACCGAAGTGATGAGTGCTTGAAATATTGATCGCTCGGATTGTTTTCTCGATCAGAAGTGAAAATATCTGATGGGAAAAAAGTCAACTGAAAACCTCCTGCAGCGTTCATAAATACGCGTTCTGCCAATCGCACAAAAACAAGAAGCTTTATAGGGTGTTCGTAACCTACAATAGTAAAGTCGGTTTTGCTTTTGAACTCAGGGCTTCCTGGGTTTATTCCATCGCCTGATGTTGCATCGCGATGAATTGTCAGATTGTAGTTACGTTGCACAAAATTTATTCCTGTTTCCAAGGCCAGTCGCTTACTGAAACCATAGCGGATGGTCATGCCCGCAGAGAAACTGAATTTAGGAGCAACCAGCACGCTGAAATCGGCATTGGAAGTAGATTGACTGCCCGTTTTCAGGAAATCTACCGGAAAAATGGGACGGAACTCGAAACCGGCCGTGAGCGTTTGTGGAAACTTTTCATCCTGCGCTTGGCTGTTCAGAACACCTACAAGCAAACAAATAAAGACCAGCACTTTTCGCATGCCCAAAGTTACTACGACCGTTTGATTCAACCCTTACCTAACGCGGAGATGTGATAAAACTTACATTTCGTGGTATAAACATCGTTTATTTCGCAGCGCATGAATTGGGGATTATTCGCATTTGTTGTTGCTTTTTTGGCCTGGATATCAGCCAACTACCATAGACGCAGAGGGTATTTCTTTTGGAGAACATTCATTATGGCGTGCATGGGTTTTGCTGGTCTCGGCCTCATGCTTTATGGTCTATACACCAAATAAAATATTGTTTATAAACCTGTTGATACCGAATCTTCACTTTTCGAATCGGCATGACATCGAGTTATATTTTGGCCAATTCTAACCAACAAGATACTTTATGCTAAAATCAATCAAACTATTTATCCTAATTACTTTGCCTTTTGGTCTTTTCGGTCAACAGACAACAGGCCTTTTTGAGTACGACTGGCATGCAGAAGAAGGCTTCATTTTATGGGGCCCAATTTTTTCGAGAAGTCAGTATTTAATGAACAACTGTGGCGAAATAGTCCACACTTGGGAGGATGACACCGTTTCATTAGGCAACTCCATCTACTTGCTTGAAAACGGGACGCTTCTCAGATGCGCGAAGGCTGACACTGCTATTAGCTGTCCTATTGGTGCCGGAGGTGGCAGCGAACGAATTCAGAAAGTAGATTGGGATGGCAATGTAACTTGGGATTTCATCTATTATGACATGCAAAAGCGGCTCCATCATGATATCGAACTGCTTCCAAACGGCAACATATTAGCTATTGCGTGGGTACGAAAAGACATGCCTACATGCATACAGGCAGGCAGAAATCCTGGCACGTTGAGTTATGGCGAACTCTACAACGAACGCATCATAGAAATTGAACCAACCGGGCCACACACAGGAAATGTTGTCTGGCAATGGGACCTTTGGGATCATCTGGTGCAAGACTTTGATAACACCAAGGATAATTTCGGTGTCATTGCAGATCATCCAGAGCTTCTCAACGTCAATTGGCTTAACGAGAATGAAGCCGTGCCTGGCCAAAGTGATTTCATCCACCTAAATGCTATCGACTATAATGCAGAGCTTGACCAGATAGTGCTTAGCTCACAGATTCTAAGCGAAATCTGGATCATTGACCATAGTACAACAACTCAAGAAGCCGCTAGTCATGCTGGAGGAACGTATGGGAAAGGAGGAGACTTTCTGTACCGATACGGAAACCCTCAAGTATACAACAGAGGAGATGCTACAGACCAGAAACTTTGGAGACAACACGATGCTCATTGGATAGAATCTGGATTGGCAGATGAAGGTGGAATTATGATATTTAACAATGGACTAGACAGGCCTGTTTCATTTTCAGAAATTGATGTGGTCATGCCTCCTCAGACCTCGCCAGGAGTTTACGAGCTTGCCGCTGGCGAATCTTATGGTCCGACTGAAACGGTTTGGAATTATCACGCTTCTGATTCCGTTAGTTTCTATTCTTATTTTATTTCTGGGGCAGGTAGATTACCAAACGGAAATACGCTCATCTGTGAAGGGAACAAAGGAAAATTGTTTGAAGTTACATATGATGGACAGAAAGTTTGGGAATACGTAAACCCTGTCACTGTGAACGGAATCATAAGTTCCACTGATCCAATTCCAATGGCTGGAGGAGGCGCCTTTCAGGGAAACATCGTTTTCCGAGCTGAAAAGTATGCCGTTGATTTTCCTGGATTTGCAGGGCACGATCTGAGTACCGGTATTCAACTTGAAGCAAATCCTATTATTTCAAACTGCTTTGTAGGATTAGAAGATTTCGATGCTAGCAAAGAATTCAGCATTTACCCGAACCCGACCACAGACCAATTAACGCTTGAGAACATGAATGGAGCAAACATTAGTATCTATAATGTCTCTGGACAACTAGTAATGACAGAGCGCGTAACGTCTGAACAATTCCAATTCGAATTGCTTGATAAAACTGCTGGCATATACGCTGTTCGAATTGAATTGAACGGCAAAACGATCGTCAAGAAATTGATGGTGCAATAACCCTTTTCGAACAATCTGGCAAAGGCCCATCGCAGCTGCGATGGGCCTTTCTTTTTGGTTCAGTAAAATTTACGTATTTCGTAGCGCAACAACCCCAACATGATGAGAACACTTTTATTGACCTTCAGTCTTTTCCTTTCAAGCAACCTAATCTTCGCCCAAAGCAACATTAACTGGGTCAGTTCGCTTTCCAATGATCAGGGGTTCATAGAGAACAAAGGTCAATTCGATGGCTTCGCGGAATCAAACTCATCAGAAATACGCTACGCGTTAGACGGTGGAAATTCGATGATTCTATTTACCAACGAAGGATTTACGTTCCGTTTTACCAAAAAAATAAAGAACAAGAATCGGACAAAAGGAGACGAGACCAAACCAAAATATCTTGAAGAGAAGGAGATTGTTTCTGTCAAGTGGATCGGCATAAACAAGCAGGCAGCCATTGTTTCTGAGGAAATCCTAAATGATAAACACTTCTATGCTTCAGGTAATATGGAAGTGGGTAGCACGATTGAAAATGTGAATGGTTTTGCCAAGCTCGTTTACAAGAACGCATACCCAAAGATTGACATTGAATTCACTGTTCATCCTATATCCGGAATCAAGTACGATATAATTCTACATCCAGGAGCGGATCCATCTCGGATCAAAATGACATACACATCCAAAAGCCAACCTGTAATTGACACTGAAGGAAATGTGATCATCTCTACCGAATTCGGTGACATAATCGACCACGCACCTTCGACCTCATACTCTAAGTCTGGCAACAAGATCAACTCGAAATTCAAGTTGGATGGGAACACGGTACGTTTTGAACTTGGCGGTTACAGTGCCGACCAAGAAGTAGTTATCGATCCATGGGTTCAAACTCCTGCATTTCCGAATTCTGGTGGCATTTGGGACATCGATGTGGACGACCTAGGAAACGTTTACGTCTATGGAGGCGACACTCCAATGAGACTTCGCAAATATGATGCGCTTGGCAACATTCTTTGGACCTACAACACGCCTTGGGATTCGGCCAATTATTGGATCGGAACGATGATCACTGAACCGACAACGGGAGACTGCTTCATTACCGCTGGTACTGACCCACGTATTTCACGCATCAGCACTGCTGGTAATTTACTTTGGACGGCAAGTGGTGGCGCTTTCGATGAGTATTGGAAATTCTCGTTCAACTGCGATTTTACCCGATTGATGCTCGGAGGTACTCGTCTATCGCTTGGCGGTGGAGTTGGTTTGATTGATGGTTATGGCTACGTGTTTGAAATAAATATGAGCAATGGTGCTCAGATAGGAAACCTCGAAGTTGCAAGTGTCACGCCTGGCCCTTTAGGGCTGGCCAGCAATCCGAATGAAGTTCGCGCCATGTGTCCTTCTCCTAACGGGAAATACTATTTCATGACCCTTGATTCCATTGGAAGTTTTGATGATAACCTTGTGTTAGGCTATAAAGACAACCACGGCTACGGATTCTCATATCAAGTGGCAGGTTATGGTGTCACCAATCAAAGCATAAACGCTATGGTGGCCACCACCGATTATCTGTATACTCAAAATGGTGCTATACTTCACAAAAGAAATATTGTTGATGGGTCCATCATTTCTTCCGTTCCAATTCCAAGCGGCACAACCAGTTCCCAACTGGGTTTCGCCTCGGCAGAAAATGGCGGATTGGCCATTGATAGCTGTGGAAACCTCTATGCAGGTTCGGGAAACGGTGTTTATAAATTCGATGAGAATTTGAATCCATTAGGTTCTCAAACAACTTCGAACCGAGTTTATGACGTTGCAGTAAATCGCGCAGGCGAAGTAGTTGCTTGCGGACAAGGATTTGTTGCTTCACTCAACCTTACGCCTTGCGCTCCAGCAAAAGCAATTTGTCTTAATTGTCTTGAACTCTCTCCTTTAGGTCCATATTGCCAAACGGATGGACAAGACACCTTGGTTGCTTCAGCACCAGGAATCTGGACTGGCCCAGGCATTATCGATCAAGC carries:
- a CDS encoding T9SS type A sorting domain-containing protein; the encoded protein is MKHIFTIACLLLITAQSFAQSVFFEDFENGVADQFTQEYIVGTLDWVNDPTNITLGPSAASFEGDSAAHFYYADYSGDRTSLVSPTLDLSAGGYKLSFAHVHPNWLGDQNTLAVRLSVDNGATWTLIDSLYANVGAYQEVEYNLNDFASTTANSKLRFDGYISYGYAIGLDAVNVFLPPVDDAELTSAVGPVTGCGLGSESVAVSVYNNGLDTIFAIDGSYMVGATTETESFTVEIAPGQTDTLTFSVPADVSVVGTYDFTAWVTLTDDLEPNNDTVHFSFDNIPVIASLPYSEDFENGSGGWVSGGILNDWQLGTPATAFISTANSGVNAWVTNLTGQYQNSSDQYVESPCMDFSSLSVDPVFRFAFIGRSELGWDGTWIELSTDAGATWTTVGSLGEGTNWYNNADEHGANFDLDWWDAPFGGADEWTTATHLLDGAAGSSSVKVRVFFHSDISGADDGFAFDDVEIFEQPSVNAGVVEIISPTTGCGLGVENVTVVIQNFGDADLVDFSVEYDAGSGVVSEMITDTLFSATVDTFTFSVPVDLAVAAGYDFGAWTVVAGDGDLLNDSLFVLVTSVPVVSALPYTEDFESGAGGWTTGGTASTWELGDPQGAFVDTANSGVNAWVTNLAGAYVINEDSYLESPCFDFSALTIDPILEFAHIYETEECCDQGYVEISFDGGTTWTLLGVAGEGENWYNDGDNNEWNGTSGAPTVWRNAKHLLDGAAGQGSVKIRFAFSSDISLNYDGFGVDDISISEQPPINGSLFAINSPVSSCGLTATEAISVTVSNLGSIDMDSVVVSYSFDNGPVVTEVFNQTLAVGGSVNLTLSTTLDLSVNADYDFAVWVSTVGDGDTSNDTSSVVVTSVPTISSLPYTQDFESGTGGWRSVGVPNAWELGDPEGIIIDTAFSGVNAWATNLNTLNYSDLQFSVLTSPCFDFSGINDDPVISFAIQFDAEQQFDAAWMEVSADGGTTWNILGNVGEGENWYTQDVFYNAFVTQGWDGQSGGNGDWITAEHILEGVAGSSEVSVRFVFSADDFASFFEGFAVDDINIRPQAQLDLVALSFEGPQDGCSLGEESVSFTFWNKGLQTVSNFEVGFIVNSGSIPLVGSAQTETYTGSVATGDTVTYTFSTELADLSTEGTYQIDVFTALAGDENLASDTLFANEVVNFGESTPLSQTEMPGLPISSNIPQGTSSEIFFCGLPASLNGCLQIESLSIDSIQHTWLSDLDIYLISPAGDTVELSTDNGGSLNDMSNVVFSDTSSNDITLQTDDIMPGVYHTEDSLGFAGLYNGQDPNGAWTLFVRDDTGGDEGTLMSWSMTFVDYSPTPELAFSDTSICITQVLTVSASTYDSYLWSTGNNTQSIDLYGNVLGLGTHEIYVTVDQDGCTGVSNSFVLTVDACAGVAEFENLSVEVYPNPTRGEIVLDITGNSNGLTLQILDMNGKLVYAANTGSISSGLRKTVDLSGLASGMYFLKLDDGSASTTKKLIKE
- a CDS encoding outer membrane beta-barrel protein, producing the protein MRKVLVFICLLVGVLNSQAQDEKFPQTLTAGFEFRPIFPVDFLKTGSQSTSNADFSVLVAPKFSFSAGMTIRYGFSKRLALETGINFVQRNYNLTIHRDATSGDGINPGSPEFKSKTDFTIVGYEHPIKLLVFVRLAERVFMNAAGGFQLTFFPSDIFTSDRENNPSDQYFKHSSLRLGFDGKPGPDGFIHGGAIANLGAEYRTKKAGYFYLGATYHVPFANIYQSKFQYLDESINYASSVQGIALNGSYLTFDVRYFFNSQPLVKKDRKSKKKSGKEKQAED
- a CDS encoding aryl-sulfate sulfotransferase; the protein is MLKSIKLFILITLPFGLFGQQTTGLFEYDWHAEEGFILWGPIFSRSQYLMNNCGEIVHTWEDDTVSLGNSIYLLENGTLLRCAKADTAISCPIGAGGGSERIQKVDWDGNVTWDFIYYDMQKRLHHDIELLPNGNILAIAWVRKDMPTCIQAGRNPGTLSYGELYNERIIEIEPTGPHTGNVVWQWDLWDHLVQDFDNTKDNFGVIADHPELLNVNWLNENEAVPGQSDFIHLNAIDYNAELDQIVLSSQILSEIWIIDHSTTTQEAASHAGGTYGKGGDFLYRYGNPQVYNRGDATDQKLWRQHDAHWIESGLADEGGIMIFNNGLDRPVSFSEIDVVMPPQTSPGVYELAAGESYGPTETVWNYHASDSVSFYSYFISGAGRLPNGNTLICEGNKGKLFEVTYDGQKVWEYVNPVTVNGIISSTDPIPMAGGGAFQGNIVFRAEKYAVDFPGFAGHDLSTGIQLEANPIISNCFVGLEDFDASKEFSIYPNPTTDQLTLENMNGANISIYNVSGQLVMTERVTSEQFQFELLDKTAGIYAVRIELNGKTIVKKLMVQ